The Papaver somniferum cultivar HN1 chromosome 6, ASM357369v1, whole genome shotgun sequence genome segment GGAGACACATCTGGTTGAGAGATTGAGTTCTTTTTTCCTTTGAATAATTTCAGATCGATCTTCTGTTAACAGGGTGCTTGGAAGGATATTCATATATGGATCAGTCATCAGATAATGTTGCTTTGGTCATTTTTCTCTCCATCATCTTGTATGCGTTTGCTGGATTCCTCGTTGGTATTTTGTTCTTGATACTTATTAAATGTATGTGCTGCATCTTTGAATACATGGTATAAGAGTTATTAATTCCAAGGTATGGATGAATGTTAAAAGGAGTTGTTGAATTTGATGGTGGactttattttttaattaattaagcTTTCTTCTGTTTAATTTGTTTGTTCTCATATTTGCATTAATTTTCCATttcaagaaagagaaaaagaaaccgACTGTGAACCGAGCATAATGATTTTCCAATACGTAGGCAACCACTAATATTTTACCGAAATGAGATTAAAATGCAGGTTACTAAGATACATAGTTATTCATTAAGATGTTGTTCAAATCTTGAATACATCTAAGGCAGATTTTCCGTCAAGTCCTTTTGCATGAAAGTGTGTTATATACTCGTGTACTGTTGTTTCTCTATATTTAGGACGATCAGATTCCGACAACAACTCCTTGATCGGTCCATACTTCCTTGATGGTTGTTCAAGACGGGTACCATGAAAAAAGCACGCAACTGATACTCGAGGATGCTCAAGGTTTGCTAGAACTCGGTGCTCCACACTCTTTAGACGATCATTGGATATAAGCTGCATTCAAAAACAACAAGACATTAAACAAGTGGACAATTGGTGTAGAACACTTGTTTAATTTCAAAACATTTAATAACAATAATGGCCTAGAATCACTGGCCTGTAAAAGATCACCCATGTTCACGATGAGAGCACCAGGCACCGGAGGGACATCAACCCATTGATTCTCATGAAGTACTTGAAGACCACTGATGTAGTTATCTTGTAGTAGTATAGTGAGAAAATCTGAATCGGCATGTTTGGCTGTGCCAATAGTGAGTTCTGGTTGAGGGCACTCTGGATAGTAGTGACAGAGAAGAGCCCAACCTTTTGCACATTCCATATCCTTGAGGTAGTTCGGCTTCAATCCCAGACCCTCCGAGATTAACTCGAACAACTCCAATCCTAATTTTTCTACGTGACCCGAGTACTCCATCAAAGTATCCCTAAGAGATGGTACACAAAAACATCTTTATAATTTTTCTACCACAGGttacaaaattcaaaattttctgcAATATGGTGAAGCAATAATTTACCTTAGAACCGTCGGAATTTCTTCTGGTTTTGGGGGTGTGGGAGCCATGGAGCAGTAGTAAGTGTCCCTCCAGTTAGCAGATGGTGCTTGGTAAAGATCAAAATTACTTACATAACCACAATTCACCTTAAGATTACGTGAATAATAGGCTGCTCTAACTTCAGCAGGTTGTTCATGAAACAAGCGCACTTTTTCAAGCATTCCATCGGTAAGATTTTTGGGAACACCATGGTTCACTACTTGAAAGAAACCAAAGTTCTCACATGAGTTTATGACTTGATCAATGATCATTCTGCGCTGATGAGCATCCCCTTTCTTAATGTCTCCAAGGTCTATAACAGGGATGCTAAATTCTTTTGCTAACTCGGTGTTGGAATCCAAATTCTTCTTGATGTCATCACTAGGAGGGGAAATAAAAATCCTTGGGACCTCTTTAATTCCTGCATCAACTAATCCTCTTACCCCGGCTTTGGTTTCATCGAACGCCTTCAATTCCTTCATTCGATCATAGTTGTTTGATTCAGATTGAGTGGAAATAACTTGATTATTACCATTTGAAGCCACCATTGTTCGGATTTTCTTTGTTATCTCGGGTATAATTAAGTTAGGAGATATAATCAATGGTATGAAGATTGAAGAGTACTTCTTCTGTTACTTATATGCTCCATCCACGTAATGAAGTGATAGCACCACACACTCATAGTGGAACGGAGAAATGAAGGGTAATACGTGCTTTTCTTAGTTCATATCAACCACTAGAATTAGTGGGAATTAATAACCAGTTTCTAAAAGGAAATTAAAATGTCACCATACATGGATGTGGCATCGTGTGTTCCAGAATTAATATTTGTCTGTGGTACATGGCCAATATGTGTCCGGATCAATCTGTTTTAGTTTTACATCCCAAGGCTTAGAGACT includes the following:
- the LOC113290094 gene encoding 1-aminocyclopropane-1-carboxylate oxidase homolog 1-like; the encoded protein is MVASNGNNQVISTQSESNNYDRMKELKAFDETKAGVRGLVDAGIKEVPRIFISPPSDDIKKNLDSNTELAKEFSIPVIDLGDIKKGDAHQRRMIIDQVINSCENFGFFQVVNHGVPKNLTDGMLEKVRLFHEQPAEVRAAYYSRNLKVNCGYVSNFDLYQAPSANWRDTYYCSMAPTPPKPEEIPTVLRDTLMEYSGHVEKLGLELFELISEGLGLKPNYLKDMECAKGWALLCHYYPECPQPELTIGTAKHADSDFLTILLQDNYISGLQVLHENQWVDVPPVPGALIVNMGDLLQLISNDRLKSVEHRVLANLEHPRVSVACFFHGTRLEQPSRKYGPIKELLSESDRPKYRETTVHEYITHFHAKGLDGKSALDVFKI